One segment of Candidatus Peregrinibacteria bacterium DNA contains the following:
- the tuf gene encoding elongation factor Tu, whose product MADFDRSKPHVNVGTIGHVDHGKTTLTAALSMLFSPGGEKKDYAAIDNAPEEKARGITISTSHVEYESEKRHYAHVDCPGHADYVKNMITGAAQMDGAILVVSAADGPMPQTREHILLARQVNVPHIVVFLNKMDLADPEIAELSEMEVRDLLTKYEFPGDTTPIIKGSALKAIEEGGAWAEPIKELLQALDDFIPTPQRDLDKPFLMPVEDVFSIKGRGTVVTGRIDQGVVNTGDEIAIVGIRDTKKVVVTGVEMFHKTLNRGEAGDNAGILLRGIEREDVERGQVLCKPGSITPHTKFESEIYVLSKEEGGRHTPFFKGYKPQFYIRTTDVTGEIELPAGVEMVMPGDTVKMVITLGSPIALDDHTRFAIREGGRTVGAGVITKIIE is encoded by the coding sequence ATGGCAGATTTTGACAGAAGTAAGCCACATGTAAATGTGGGAACCATCGGTCACGTGGATCATGGTAAAACTACCCTAACTGCAGCCCTATCTATGCTTTTCTCACCAGGTGGTGAAAAGAAAGACTATGCTGCAATCGACAACGCGCCTGAAGAAAAGGCACGTGGTATTACAATCTCAACATCACATGTTGAGTACGAATCCGAGAAACGTCACTATGCTCACGTTGACTGTCCAGGGCATGCTGATTACGTGAAGAACATGATTACTGGTGCCGCTCAGATGGACGGAGCAATCCTGGTAGTATCTGCAGCAGATGGGCCTATGCCACAAACTCGTGAGCACATCCTTCTTGCTCGTCAGGTTAACGTGCCACATATCGTGGTATTCCTTAACAAGATGGATCTTGCTGATCCTGAGATTGCTGAACTTTCAGAAATGGAAGTACGTGATCTTCTTACTAAGTACGAATTCCCTGGAGACACTACTCCTATTATCAAGGGATCTGCACTTAAAGCTATTGAAGAAGGTGGTGCATGGGCTGAGCCTATCAAAGAGCTTCTTCAAGCTCTTGATGACTTCATTCCAACTCCACAACGTGATCTTGATAAGCCATTCCTTATGCCGGTTGAAGATGTATTCTCGATCAAAGGTCGTGGTACTGTAGTAACCGGACGTATCGATCAAGGTGTTGTTAACACTGGTGATGAGATCGCAATCGTAGGTATTAGAGATACTAAAAAAGTTGTCGTTACCGGAGTAGAAATGTTCCACAAGACACTTAATCGTGGTGAAGCTGGAGACAATGCAGGTATCCTACTACGTGGTATCGAAAGAGAAGACGTAGAAAGAGGACAAGTACTTTGTAAACCGGGATCTATTACTCCACATACTAAATTCGAATCTGAAATCTACGTTCTTTCAAAGGAAGAAGGTGGACGACACACTCCATTCTTCAAAGGTTACAAACCTCAGTTCTACATCCGTACAACTGACGTAACCGGAGAGATCGAGCTTCCGGCAGGAGTAGAAATGGTTATGCCAGGTGATACTGTAAAAATGGTTATCACTCTTGGATCTCCTATCGCTCTAGATGACCACACTCGTTTCGCTATCCGTGAAGGAGGACGAACAGTTGGAGCTGGAGTTATTACTAAGATTATTGAATAA